From one Musa acuminata AAA Group cultivar baxijiao chromosome BXJ2-6, Cavendish_Baxijiao_AAA, whole genome shotgun sequence genomic stretch:
- the LOC103988905 gene encoding calcium/calmodulin-dependent serine/threonine-protein kinase 1 isoform X1, whose amino-acid sequence MGLCHGKQIQSPEIQEEIPSVEEPSEVPGIPRQPKFPFYSPNPLRGSYKDSPANTSLNSTPLRFLKRPFPPPSPAKHIKALLARRHGSVKPNEASIPEGSEVELGLNKNFGFSKQFFSKFELGEEVGRGHFGYTCTAKEKKGDMKGEEVAIKVVPKAKMTTAISIEDVRREVRILNSLTRHRNLVQFYDAYEDEDNVYIVMELCKGGELLERILSRGGKYSEEDAKAVIFQILSVISFCHLQGVVHRDLKPENFLFLTKDEKSTLKAIDFGLSDFAKPDERLNDIVGSAYYVAPEVLHRSYGTEADMWSIGVIAYILLCGSRPFWARTESGIFRAVLKEEPSFDEAPWPSLSSQAKDFVKILLNKDFRKRMTAAQALCHPWLWNPEELKIPLDIVVYKLVKAYICSSSLRKSALRALAKTLTVDQLYYLQEQFSLLGPNKSGYISLQNFKMALLRNSTDAMKDSGILDFVNMVSSLQYRKLDFEEFAAAAISVHQMEALDAWEQHARHGYEFFEKDGNRPIMIEELASDLGLSPSVPVHVVLQDWIRHSDGKLSLLGFVKLLHGFSSRTIPKA is encoded by the exons ATGGGTCTTTGCCATGGAAAACAAATCCAAAGCCCTGAAATACAGGAAGAGATCCCCAGCGTTGAGGAACCTTCTGAGGTTCCAGGGATCCCCAGGCAACCCAAGTTCCCCTTCTACAGCCCGAACCCCCTCCGAGGTTCTTACAAGGACTCACCGGCCAATACGAGTCTGAACTCAACACCACTGCGGTTCCTCAAGCGGCCGTTCCCTCCTCCATCGCCTGCGAAGCACATTAAGGCCCTACTTGCTCGCAGGCATGGTTCGGTGAAGCCAAATGAGGCGTCGATCCCCGAGGGGAGCGAGGTTGAGCTTGGCTTGAATAAGAACTTTGGATTCTCGAAGCAATTCTTCTCAAAATTCGAGCTTGGCGAGGAGGTTGGGCGTGGGCATTTCGGTTACACTTGCACCGCGAAGGAGAAGAAGGGAGATATGAAGGGAGAGGAGGTGGCCATCAAGGTTGTTCCGAAGGCAAAG ATGACAACTGctatttctattgaagatgtgcgAAGAGAAGTGAGAATATTAAATTCTCTCACAAGACATAGGAATCTAGTGCAGTTCTATGATGCTTATGAGGATGAAGATAATGTGTATATTGTGATGGA GTTATGCAAGGGTGGTGAATTACTAGAAAGAATTCTCTCAAG gggTGGGAAATATTCAGAAGAAGACGCAAAAGCTGTCATCTTCCaaattttgagtgtcatatcgttTTGTCATCTTCAAGGTGTTGTTCACCGAGATCTCAAGCCAGAG aattttctttttctaaCGAAGGACGAGAAGTCTACCTTAAAGGCCATAGATTTTGGCTTGTCAGACTTTGCTAAGCCAG ATGAGAGATTGAATGATATTGTTGGAAGTGCATATTATGTGGCTCCAGAAGTTCTTCATAGATCTTATGGAACTGAGGCAGACATGTGGAGTATTGGTGTAATTGCATATATTTTACTCTGTGGAAGCCGCCCTTTTTGGGCCCGCACGGAGTCAGGTATATTTAGAGCAGTTCTGAAGGAAGAACCAAGTTTTGATGAAGCTCCATGGCCTTCTTTGTCTTCTCAAgctaaagattttgttaaaatattGCTGAACAAGGACTTCCGCAAGAGAATGACTGCAGCACAGGCCCTTT GTCATCCTTGGCTTTGGAATCCTGAAGAACTTAAGATCCCTCTGGATATTGTAGTGTATAAGCTTGTAAAAGCTTATATATGTTCTTCTTCTCTAAGGAAATCAGCATTGAGG GCTCTTGCCAAGACCTTGACAGTAGATCAGCTCTATTACCTGCAAGAACAGTTTTCTTTGTTAGGGCCAAACAAGAGTGGCTATATCTCGCTTCAAAATTTTAAGATg GCCTTGTTAAGAAACTCCACAGATGCAATGAAGGACTCGGGAATTCTTGATTTTGTTAACATG GTGAGTTCTCTTCAATACAGAAAACTAGATTTTGAAGAATTTGCTGCTGCAGCCATAAGCGTACATCAGATGGAAGCATTGGATGCTTGGGAGCAACATGCTCGTCATGGTTATGAATTCTTTGAGAAGGATGGGAACAGGCCTATCATGATCGAGGAACTTGCATCG GACCTTGGGCTAAGTCCATCAGTTCCAGTTCACGTTGTTCTCCAGGACTGGATAAGACATTCTGATGGAAAACTCAGCCTCCTGGGATTTGTTAAACTTCTTCATGGTTTTTCTTCACGCACAATTCCAAAAGCTTAG
- the LOC103988905 gene encoding calcium/calmodulin-dependent serine/threonine-protein kinase 1 isoform X2 — MGLCHGKQIQSPEIQEEIPSVEEPSEVPGIPRQPKFPFYSPNPLRGSYKDSPANTSLNSTPLRFLKRPFPPPSPAKHIKALLARRHGSVKPNEASIPEGSEVELGLNKNFGFSKQFFSKFELGEEVGRGHFGYTCTAKEKKGDMKGEEVAIKVVPKAKMTTAISIEDVRREVRILNSLTRHRNLVQFYDAYEDEDNVYIVMEGGKYSEEDAKAVIFQILSVISFCHLQGVVHRDLKPENFLFLTKDEKSTLKAIDFGLSDFAKPDERLNDIVGSAYYVAPEVLHRSYGTEADMWSIGVIAYILLCGSRPFWARTESGIFRAVLKEEPSFDEAPWPSLSSQAKDFVKILLNKDFRKRMTAAQALCHPWLWNPEELKIPLDIVVYKLVKAYICSSSLRKSALRALAKTLTVDQLYYLQEQFSLLGPNKSGYISLQNFKMALLRNSTDAMKDSGILDFVNMVSSLQYRKLDFEEFAAAAISVHQMEALDAWEQHARHGYEFFEKDGNRPIMIEELASDLGLSPSVPVHVVLQDWIRHSDGKLSLLGFVKLLHGFSSRTIPKA, encoded by the exons ATGGGTCTTTGCCATGGAAAACAAATCCAAAGCCCTGAAATACAGGAAGAGATCCCCAGCGTTGAGGAACCTTCTGAGGTTCCAGGGATCCCCAGGCAACCCAAGTTCCCCTTCTACAGCCCGAACCCCCTCCGAGGTTCTTACAAGGACTCACCGGCCAATACGAGTCTGAACTCAACACCACTGCGGTTCCTCAAGCGGCCGTTCCCTCCTCCATCGCCTGCGAAGCACATTAAGGCCCTACTTGCTCGCAGGCATGGTTCGGTGAAGCCAAATGAGGCGTCGATCCCCGAGGGGAGCGAGGTTGAGCTTGGCTTGAATAAGAACTTTGGATTCTCGAAGCAATTCTTCTCAAAATTCGAGCTTGGCGAGGAGGTTGGGCGTGGGCATTTCGGTTACACTTGCACCGCGAAGGAGAAGAAGGGAGATATGAAGGGAGAGGAGGTGGCCATCAAGGTTGTTCCGAAGGCAAAG ATGACAACTGctatttctattgaagatgtgcgAAGAGAAGTGAGAATATTAAATTCTCTCACAAGACATAGGAATCTAGTGCAGTTCTATGATGCTTATGAGGATGAAGATAATGTGTATATTGTGATGGA gggTGGGAAATATTCAGAAGAAGACGCAAAAGCTGTCATCTTCCaaattttgagtgtcatatcgttTTGTCATCTTCAAGGTGTTGTTCACCGAGATCTCAAGCCAGAG aattttctttttctaaCGAAGGACGAGAAGTCTACCTTAAAGGCCATAGATTTTGGCTTGTCAGACTTTGCTAAGCCAG ATGAGAGATTGAATGATATTGTTGGAAGTGCATATTATGTGGCTCCAGAAGTTCTTCATAGATCTTATGGAACTGAGGCAGACATGTGGAGTATTGGTGTAATTGCATATATTTTACTCTGTGGAAGCCGCCCTTTTTGGGCCCGCACGGAGTCAGGTATATTTAGAGCAGTTCTGAAGGAAGAACCAAGTTTTGATGAAGCTCCATGGCCTTCTTTGTCTTCTCAAgctaaagattttgttaaaatattGCTGAACAAGGACTTCCGCAAGAGAATGACTGCAGCACAGGCCCTTT GTCATCCTTGGCTTTGGAATCCTGAAGAACTTAAGATCCCTCTGGATATTGTAGTGTATAAGCTTGTAAAAGCTTATATATGTTCTTCTTCTCTAAGGAAATCAGCATTGAGG GCTCTTGCCAAGACCTTGACAGTAGATCAGCTCTATTACCTGCAAGAACAGTTTTCTTTGTTAGGGCCAAACAAGAGTGGCTATATCTCGCTTCAAAATTTTAAGATg GCCTTGTTAAGAAACTCCACAGATGCAATGAAGGACTCGGGAATTCTTGATTTTGTTAACATG GTGAGTTCTCTTCAATACAGAAAACTAGATTTTGAAGAATTTGCTGCTGCAGCCATAAGCGTACATCAGATGGAAGCATTGGATGCTTGGGAGCAACATGCTCGTCATGGTTATGAATTCTTTGAGAAGGATGGGAACAGGCCTATCATGATCGAGGAACTTGCATCG GACCTTGGGCTAAGTCCATCAGTTCCAGTTCACGTTGTTCTCCAGGACTGGATAAGACATTCTGATGGAAAACTCAGCCTCCTGGGATTTGTTAAACTTCTTCATGGTTTTTCTTCACGCACAATTCCAAAAGCTTAG
- the LOC135615325 gene encoding calmodulin has protein sequence MAEQLTDEQISEFKEAFSLFDKDGDGCITTKELGTVMRSLGQNPTEAELQDMINEVDADGNGTIDFPEFLNLMARKMKDTDSEEELKEAFRVFDKDQNGFISAAELRHVMTNLGEKLTDEEVDEMIREADVDGDGQINYEEFVKVMMAK, from the exons ATGGCGGAGCAGCTCACCGACGAGCAGATCTCCGAGTTCAAGGAGGCATTCAGCTTGTTCGACAAGGATGGCGATG GTTGCATCACAACCAAGGAGTTGGGAACCGTGATGCGTTCTCTGGGTCAGAACCCCACGGAGGCTGAGCTGCAGGACATGATAAATGAGGTTGATGCAGATGGCAATGGGACAATTGACTTCCCGGAGTTCCTCAACCTGATGGCACGCAAGATGAAGGATACCGACTCAGAGGAGGAGCTGAAGGAGGCCTTTCGGGTATTTGACAAGGATCAGAATGGCTTCATCTCTGCCGCTGAGCTCCGCCATGTCATGACCAACCTTGGCGAGAAGTTGACGGATGAGGAGGTCGACGAGATGATTCGAGAGGCTGATGTTGACGGTGATGGCCAGATCAACTACGAGGAATTCGTTAAAGTCATGATGGCCAAGTGA